From a single Cryptococcus deuterogattii R265 chromosome 5, complete sequence genomic region:
- a CDS encoding serine/threonine-protein kinase TEL1 — protein sequence MRHHLVAPPRIFAPALLDYAKAIHALLAYPPHLESIDHHTWLALMSISFAAILGDRLLSDDQMDEHDILDVAHELALLDTEHEHEHGHEHGTLPVPHKPPVTLNTSSLVQIIPTLLCSTVSPIIPPTMHSGDTLTPGQKVGLGIILKIRRFFIMYPHVTIYHLHLLKALNTVLSEMELNCCDLFWLGSVKIFPHLVTLWAAPERDRDRRIPEQIAIAIHKILPHVAPHNRSVDVREDVERLIEMLWKESTMSRGIEPLDLASTRLNSHHRATCRPFETRSFSAGHHFSVDHALSWIAIETYADASVYLYQTQASNPSGMSKRRKVENHLASLISTVGGMARSESRLIPLQTLVFIIDKHWSKLANDVKCDIRRTLILLLRDDNEILQSWAYIALSTVVLSSRAEDSLPTHGIGNDQSDEDDWKQVWNFALQKCHLPGTSRSASHAAAILLQFNMLDSTLTIKGIQTLLTSIAVQGPPTVHDSVCALYSIALEIARSDIQLYSLDLEEQVLSWLEKVFAEEKFERDKKMDTQRRFGDQSTTPGDVLRLFSAVSRIQCHDVALAEPVTQAFLPESAVVEYALERAKTRPIRDFLLYHTYPRTPQQQQPPSDDSPRAAPSSDHSTFLDGRPRRLSDLLSSILDVTIAQWEATNPNPVIISISSDNSGERLGRCIDLLVLALGFQGLLQLDGYIPHAGCVKSSIRLLHLLKPSLTSSDLSIPSLDRVWRGLTCLVDERKVQQQQQQQDEWPILVKPDVQSGIRQDLLPPILYDTSPAAEHPTEPPPPTTLSDRVSIPTKQPTQLPLTFPSTSTLTHVAPSSFSTFQIHSRPASLVHSIWRLPDVSAALQGLFSVCLQVITRSSSTASQPAHPSHANDENDDGDGDGDGDGKDDDFAITNSGETASAAPLLLPNQVADWKASTSLLHSAVAFRLQGAMLANGQSSAYKDTQLINAFLQADGVRAVEIGRAICKAMAKGWLRLGADAVEAVVASLGDMLNSYGYARDERLLQLCLEFLTCSAPIWMKSSSHHGGGGGGGGSSDDDDLMDEAMRLVCYIATKITAGSITSWKVRLAMLCFIEEFLHYDSAPKLWSECMVQEEAAEDDDDDDVGMEDENHLFYYISQSLCDPDMRVRTRAASTAASALYRSSIHPAEHPLIYDQASRLQAADPTFAEHYLSYVLWKLNCCIASAKQRQRVIFDLYETAISGTEYSDHLQAGLEAVARRLGLSSITALYLPYAPTTIISHDTSRSSAITFVLSTTHRLFGSSSSSRSAFFTACLEHAGAYMLYCGKIGLFTSACEAAGVLPKDLALQHSVAAAAMAMVLFYSNDKTNSLNMNKCKAEAVALLSTFPGMSGGHAAAEELLYNYANGVAAHLWELMDLESSVDEIVAWLDKMEKDTTAGNAFAQMMANDDNAKRGKVKAINPATSFQSIYNVCRFLEKDYSSVSVHAFTFAAILRLTSLINNAFLISEQRRYLRALAMLLSVYQGTLQRPLIWEAFLTETITLLLQPDICRTVLSMVIWAFDRLESLSSTPSKLVNIFCQLGEIRIELGGSGIGSQPNQIGDAVEEWIVKMSPKWSKSQISQEAFERAVALWPDSLKNRLSVLATPLSLRDLADLSQNEAVHNAGQLCKQFLHFADAEHRQDVASVFVDSTFWSLKDKISKLWDKGGINAFQDLLYLCNGEVRAPSLDFYGQDTSGKALTATSGQHRKMEAMNALHLAICKTMVQPLHDRRPQIRSAAYRCLQRTKPILTGKDLKELPPDISDVVPILVPIPVGSPSQSQAIQLDGIINSAVWSKKAENFATWSHELSRLLCKVASQHDKFFLSFEPLLSTPLFPLHRFLGHFVHASLACSRSMSFERSKAISEHFEMVLKNPFASTEAVQSIVNIVLELRKYEHPFKSGMLGYNAWLSVNFVDLSRAAAKCGLYVSALLFLELANDQEGSLDLGEPSVRQIMYDIYSNVEDPDGFYGVHNKDIRDSLRRRLKHEGLSWQALGWAGAVYNVDGNDRKSAIPVLHHLHDIGLSRLASVVASETRTSGSVPLDDPFFADLSWRMGDWNLPIDKKSGTTSSGLLYSALRAVHRSKSSDSASLIVDQASRAEMTRLSGLQREMLTSIKSTVTNLLCLRELDHWLDPQLQQDIHEAIDKGTVANLQDINDRFEFESAERIVATRLSVFDSVKQRESQDMIGDALTPKMEMVTKAESMCHIKLSRLALKSNNLQAAINSLTALQKLQDDVGEIDEAQDVFCEVLWKQGEHTLAIQYVEDLLLREKEKKSKGQRIPFLQGRLAHWASEARLKAANEIFGMFSDVAKSIKRSTTDISEHAEIFYQFACFADKQYVNQSSSADVKQLKEYSKLRSSQASRVTARQSRARESDQKDIASREAERDEQKLKKFEMQQKQYLNAALQFYAEAVSMTDNFNDCVTRLVTLWLENDKNDESNTTFSRSVQKVPSYKFIFLGPQLAARLHRPETPTIFNSTLNGLMLRMSQDHPYHTLYHVIPLLWEHKQPQSTNSSTLGRKSAADDIMMKLTSWSSNQLASGAAKSMKRFVAIAMEWTSFIEKDKRLEYKIPSDSPLRKAPQDIPVATSTPPIDITCQYNDIATFDHFSEWYTRAGGLSRPKVMKCFDSKGQIYTQLFKKDDGFRQDAVMEQIFVLVNDLLNRNRETRSRKLRYRTYGVLALPDATGVIEFVVGTKPLIKYLPPAHEKYHPKDITSHDFLKAMQEVQSVKNNDEKIVQVWTKLKKRFRPVMRHLFTEKYRDPMAWFSMRLTYARSLAVTSIVGWVLEIGDRHCSNILMDECTGELVHIDFGIAFGAGRILPIPELVPFRLTDDLVDALGVTGVNGTFRQCSQLVLQTLIDSSDVVLTILEVFKQDPLHTWMVDDKMKKAQDGNHKMYPERGQEKADRIMRETRENLSKELSVQYRVNQLIQEARDVNNLATIFRGWHSWL from the exons ATGCGCCACCACCTCGTCGCCCCGCCCCGCATATTCGCGCCCGCCCTCCTCGACTACGCCAAGGCCATTCACGCCCTGCTCGCCTACCCGCCCCACCTCGAGAGCATCGACCACCACACATGGCTCGCCCTCATGTCCATATCTTTCGCGGCCATCCTCGGCGACCGCCTCTTGTCCGACGACCAGATGGACGAGCACGATATACTAGACGTCGCACACGAGCTCGCACTGCTGGACACCGAACACGAACACGAACACGGACACGAACACGGCACGCTGCCTGTACCGCACAAGCCGCCCGTCACGCTCAACACCTCCAGCCTCGTCCAGATCATCCCCACCCTTTTATGCAGCACCGTATCGCCCATCATCCCGCCCACCATGCACAGCGGCGACACGCTGACGCCGGGACAAAAGGTCGGGCTTGGTATCATACTCAAGATCCgccgcttcttcatcatgtACCCGCACGTCACCATCTATCATCTGCACCTTTTAAAAGCACTCAATACCGTCCTCTCCGAAATGGAGCTCAACTGTTGCGACTTGTTTTGGCTCGGTAGCGTCAAAATCTTTCCCCATCTCGTCACTTTATGGGCAGCACCCGAGCGAGATCGCGATAGGCGTATACCCGAGCAAATAGCAATCGCCATCCATAAAATCCTGCCCCATGTTGCACCGCACAACAGGTCGGTTGACGTCAGAGAAGACGTTGAAAGACTGATAGAGATGCTTTGGAAAGAATCCACCATGTCGCGCGGAATCGAACCGCTTGATTTGGCCAGTACCAGGTTGAACAGTCATCATCGTGCAACGTGTCGCCCGTTTGAGACTCGCTCCTTTTCAGCAGGGCATCACTTCTCCGTCGACCATGCGCTCTCATGGATCGCCATCGAGACTTATGCCGACGCGTCCGTCTAT CTATACCAAACGCAAGCATCCAACCCCAGCGGCATGTCCAAAAGACGCAAAGTCGAAAATCACCTCGCGTCGCTCATCTCTACCGTCGGCGGCATGGCAAGATCCGAATCCCGACTGATCCCACTCCAAACACTagtcttcatcatcgacaaGCACTGGTCGAAACTCGCCAACGACGTAAAGTGTGATATCCGTCGGACGTTGATATTGCTTTTAAGAGACGATAACGAGATTTTACAGTCTTGGGCTTATATTGCTCTATCAACCGTCGTCCTGTCGTCTCGGGCTGAAGATTCCCTTCCCACCCACGGCATCGGCAACGATCAGAGcgacgaagatgactgGAAGCAAGTATGGAATTTCGCTCTGCAGAAATGTCATTTACCTGGTACATCGCGTTCGGCATCCCATGCCGCTGCCATCCTACTACAGTTTAACATGTTGGACTCTACATTAACGATCAAGGGAATACAGACACTGTTGACAAGTATCGCCGTCCAAGGTCCGCCGACGGTACACGATTCCGTATGTGCATTGTACTCGATCGCGCTCGAAATAGCCAGATCAGATATCCAGCTGTATTCACTCGACCTCGAAGAGCAAGTATTATCATGGCTGGAAAAAGTTTTCGCTGAAGAAAAGTTTGAACGCGATAAAAAGATGGATACTCAAAGGCGGTTTGGCGATCAAAGCACCACCCCGGGAGATGTACTGAGACTCTTTTCGGCCGTCTCAAGAATCCAATGTCATGATGTCGCGCTGGCAGAGCCTGTGACACAAGCGTTTTTGCCTGAATCGGCTGTTGTTGAGTATGCGCTGGAACGAGCGAAAACGCGACCCATCCGTGATTTCTTGCTCTACCATACCTACCCCCGCACAccacagcaacaacaacctcCATCAGACGACTCTCCCCGCGCCGCTCCATCGTCAGACCATTCGACCTTTCTCGACGGTCGACCACGACGTCTCTCCGACCTCTTGTCCAGCATCCTCGACGTGACCATCGCACAGTGGGAAGCAACCAACCCCAACCcggtcatcatcagcatcagcTCTGATAACTCGGGTGAACGTCTTGGACGATGTATCgacctcctcgtcctcgcaCTTGGTTTCCAAGGTCTCCTTCAACTAGATGGGTATATCCCGCACGCAGGGTGTGTCAAATCGTCGATTCGGCTTTTACATCTCTTGAAACCGTCGTTGACGTCGTCGGACCTTTCGATACCCTCGTTGGATCGCGTGTGGCGAGGTTTAACGTGTCTTGTGGATGAGCGAAAAgtacaacaacaacaacaacaacaagacGAGTGGCCGATTCTGGTGAAACCGGATGTTCAGTCGGGTATACGGCAGGATCTTTTACCGCCCATCCTATATGATACGTCGCCGGCCGCCGAGCACCCGACGGAGCCCCCGCCCCCGACGACGTTGAGCGATCGAGTTTCAATTCCGACAAAGCAACCTACCCAGTTGCCTCTCACTTTTCCCTCCACATCGACATTGACGCACGTCGCGCCATCGTCATTCTCAACTTTTCAGATTCACTCCCGTCCTGCGTCTTTGGTACATTCTATTTGGAGGTTGCCCGAT GTTTCGGCTGCTCTTCAAGGACTTTTTTCAGTTTGCCTCCAAGTCATCACTCGCTCGTCTTCAACCGCTAGTCAGCCAGCCCACCCGTCACACGCTAACGATGAGAATGACGACGGTGACGGTGACGGCGACGGGGACGGCAAAGACGACGATTTTGCAATCACAAACAGCGGCGAGACAGCCAGCGCAGCAcctctgctgctgccaaaCCAAGTTGCCGACTGGAAAGCCTctacatctcttctccattccgCTGTAGCCTTCCGTCTCCAAGGCGCAATGCTCGCCAACGGCCAATCGAGCGCGTACAAAGATACCCAACTGATCAATGCATTCTTGCAAGCGGATGGTGTCCGGGCTGTTGAGATTGGGCGCGCGATATGCAAAGCCATGGCAAAAGGATGGCTGCGATTGGGAGCAGACGCCGTCGAGGCCGTGGTTGCGTCCTTGGGGGATATGTTGAATAGTTATGGTTATGCGCGAGATGAGCGTCTTTTGCAGCTGTGCCTTGAATTCCTCACATGTTCTGCCCCCatatggatgaagagtaGTAGTCAtcatggtggtggtggtggtggtggtggcagcagtgatgatgatgatttgatggACGAAGCTATGCGTCTCGTCTGTTATATCGCAACCAAGATCACTGCGGGATCCATCACTTCATGGAAAGTCAGGCTGGCCATGCTATGTTTCATCGAAGAGTTTTTGCATTACGACTCGGCACCGAAATTGTGGTCAGAGTGTATGGtgcaagaagaggcggcggaggatgatgatgatgatgatgtgggcatggaagatgagaacCATTTGTTTTACTACATCTCTCAGTCTTTGTGCGATCCAGATATGCGTGTCCGAACGCGTGCGGCTTCAACGGCTGCGAGCGCCCTTTATCGATCCTCTATCCATCCTGCCGAACACCCACTCATCTACGATCAAGCTTCACGTTTACAAGCTGCCGATCCCACTTTTGCCGAGCACTACCTCTCCTACGTACTGTGGAAGCTTAATTGCTGTATCGCTTCCGCCAAACAACGTCAAAGGGTTATTTTCGATTTGTACGAAACGGCAATAAGTGGTACCGAGTATAGTGATCATCTCCAGGCCGGTTTGGAAGCTGTCGCACGCAGACTCGGTCTTTCATCCATAACGGCACTCTACCTCCCGTACGCCCCTACAACCATCATCAGTCATGATACTTCCCGATCATCAGCCATCACGTTTGTGTTGAGTACCACTCACCGATTGTTTGGATCGTCGTCTTCCAGCCGCTCCGCCTTCTTTACCGCTTGTTTGGAACATGCTGGAGCTTACATGCTCTACTGTGGTAAAATTGGGCTTTTCACTTCAGCTTGTGAAGCAGCTGGCGTTTTGCCCAAAGACCTTGCGCTACAACATTCCGTTGCCGCTGCGGCCATGGCCATGGTACTTTTTTATTCGAATGATAAAACGAACAGCCTCAACATGAACAAGTGTAAAGCCGAGGCGGTAGCGCTCCTAAGTACTTTTCCTGGCATGTCAGGCGGCCATGCCGCCGCCGAAGAGTTGCTATATAACTATGCTAATGGAGTGGCGGCTCATCTTTGGGAATTGATGGATCTGGAATCGTCAGTCGATGAAATCGTCGCGTGGTTGgacaagatggagaaagataCGACTGCGGGGAACGCATTTGCCCAGATGATGGCGAATGATGACAATGCAAAGAGGGGGAAAGTCAAAGCTATTAACCCGGCCACATCCTTTCAAAGCATTTACAACGTTTGCAGGTTCCTGGAAAAGGATTATAGCAGTGTCTCTGTCCATGCGTTCACCTTTGCTGCTATCCTGCGCCTCACATCCCTCATTAACAATGCCTTTCTCATCAGCGAGCAAAGACGTTACTTGCGAGCTTTAGCAATGCTCCTTTCAGTCTATCAAGGGACGCTTCAGCGTCCCCTTATCTGGGAGGCATTCCTTACCGAAACCATAACCCTTCTACTCCAGCCAGACATCTGTCGTACAGTACTATCCATGGTGATCTGGGCTTTTGACCGGCTTGAATCACTATCCTCGACGCCTTCAAAACTGGTCAACATATTTTGTCAGCTCGGCGAGATTCGCATTGAACTCGGTGGATCTGGTATCGGCAGTCAACCTAACCAGATCGGTGATGCAGTCGAGGAATGGATTGTCAAAATGAGTCCGAAATGGTCAAAATCGCAGATAAGCCAAGAGGCGTTTGAACGAGCTGTCGCTCTATGGCCTGATAGCCTAAAAAACCGTCTATCCGTTCTTGCAACCCCTTTGTCTTTAAGAGATCTGGCCGACTTGAGTCAGAATGAGGCAGTGCACAATGCTGGCCAGCTTTGCAAGCAGTTTCTTCATTTTGCTGATGCCGAGCACAGGCAAGATGTCGCATCAGTGTTTGTTGACTCGACCTTTTGGTCTTTAAAGGATAAAATAAGTAAGCTCTGGGATAAGGGAGGCATAAATGCCTTTCAAGATCTCCTCTACCTCTGCAACGGTGAGGTGAGAGCTCCATCCCTGGACTTTTACGGTCAAGACACTTCTGGTAAAGCCCTGACTGCTACATCGGGGCAGCacagaaagatggaagcaaTGAATGCACTCCATCTTGCGATCTGCAAGACCATGGTGCAGCCTTTGCATGATCGTCGTCCGCAGATCAGGTCCGCCGCGTACCGCTGCCTGCAAAGGACGAAGCCAATCCTTACTGGAAAGGACTTGAAAGAGCTTCCCCCAGATATCTCCGACGTTGTGCCGATCCTCGTCCCTATTCCAGTAGGATCCCCGAGTCAAAGTCAGGCGATACAGCTTGATGGTATCATAAACAGTGCGGTTTGGAGCAAGAAGGCAGAAAACTTCGCCACATGGTCCCATGAGCTTTCAAGGCTCCTATGCAAAGTTGCATCACAACATGACAAGttctttttgtcttttgaaCCTCTGTTGTCGACACCACTTTTTCCACTTCACCGCTTTCTTGGGCATTTTGTACACGCATCCCTCGCCTGCAGTCGTTCCATGAGTTTTGAGAGGTCAAAAGCCATCTCAGAACATTTTGAAATGGTTTTAAAAAATCCCTTTGCCTCGACAGAGGCTGTACAGTCAATAGTCAACATCGTTCTCGAGCTCCGAAAATATGAACATCCATTCAAATCTGGAATGCTAGGTTACAACGCCTGGCTCTCTGTAAACTTTGTTGATTTAAGCAGAGCCGCGGCCAAATGTGGTTTATATGTTTCGGCATTACTGTTTCTTGAGCTGGCAAATGACCAGGAAGGATCATTAGATCTTGGGGAACCCAGCGTACGGCAG ATAATGTACGACATTTACAGTAATGTGGAAGATCCCGACGGTTTCTACGGTGTACACAACAAGGATATCCGAGATTCCCTACGGCGTCGACTTAAGCATGAGGGCTTGTCCTGGCAAGCGCTTGGTTGGGCAGGAGCAGTCTACAATGTTGATGGGAATGATCGAAAATCCGCTATTCCagtccttcatcatcttcatgaCATCGGTCTGTCCCGTCTTGCATCCGTCGTCGCCAGTGAAACTAGAACGAGCGGGTCTGTTCCTCTGGACGATCCGTTTTTTGCCGACTTGAGCTGGCGTATGGGCGACTGGAATCTTCCTATTGATAAGAAATCCGGCACTACATCTTCTGGGCTACTGTACTCGGCTTTGAGGGCTGTTCATCGTAGCAAAAGCTCCGACTCAGCTTCCCTGATTGTCGATCAGGCGTCGCGCGCAGAAATGACGCGATTGAGTGGCCTTCAAAGGGAAATGCTGACATCTATCAAGTCTACAGTAACGAATTTATTATGTCTCCGAGAGTTAGATCATTGGTTGGACCCTCAATTGCAGCAGGATATACATGAAGCGATCGACAAGGGTACCGTTGCCAATCTACAAGATATTAATGATAGATTTGA ATTTGAAAGTGCCGAAAGAATAGTCGCCACTCGTCTTTCAGTGTTTGATTCAGTCAAGCAACGCGAAAGTCAAGATATGATCGGCGATGCCCTTACCCCCAAAATGGAAATGGTGACTAAAGCAGAAAGCATGTGTCATATCAAGCTCAGCAGGCTAGCTCTCAAGTCAAATAATCTCCAAGCGGCTATCAACTCCTTGACAGCTTTGCAAAAACTGCAAGACGATGTAGGAGAGATAGATGAGGCGCAGGACGTTTTTTGCGAAGTGTTGTGGAAACAAGGAGAGCATACACTTGCTATCCAGTATGTGGAGGATCTTCTCCTgcgagagaaagagaagaaatccAAAGGACAGAGAatcccttttcttcaaggGCGTTTG GCTCATTGGGCGTCGGAAGCTCGGCTCAAAGCAGCCAATGAGATTTTTGGGATGTTTTCAGATGTCGCCAAGTCCATTAAGAGATCAACGACCGATATATCAGAGCACGCAGAAATCTTCTATCAATTCGCCTGCTTTGCAGATAAGCAATACGTCAACCAATCATCTTCGGCAGACGTTAAACAGCTCAAAGAGTACAGCAAACTTCGCTCTTCTCAAGCTTCGCGAGTGACAGCAAGACAATCTCGAGCTCGTGAAAGTGACCAAAAAGATATCGCCTCTCGCGAAGCTGAACGCGATGAGCAAAAACTAAAAAAATTTGAGATGCAGCAAAAGCAATATCTTAACGCTGCTTTGCAGTTCTACGCCGAAGCTGTCAGTATGACCGATAACTTCAACGACTGCGTCACCCGATTAGTTACTCTCTGGCTCGAGAACGACAAGAATGATGAAAGTAACACCACCTTCTCTCGCTCCGTTCAAAAAGTGCCGTCATATaaattcatcttccttgggcCACAGCTCGCtgctcgtcttcatcgccCAGAAACTcccaccatcttcaattCCACGCTTAATGGGCTTATGTTACGAATGAGTCAGGATCACCCTTATCATACCCTCTATCACGTCATACCACTGCTTTGGGAACACAAGCAGCCACAGTCAACAAACTCTTCAACGCTCGGGCGCAAAAGTGCCGCTGATGACATTATGATGAAATTGACAAGTTGGTCATCAAATCAGCTGGCTTCCGGTGCTGCAAAGTCCATGAAGAGATTTGTGGCGATTGCGATGGAGTGGACTTCTTTCATAGAGAAAGATAAGCGTTTGGAGTACAAAATTCCAAGTGACAGTCCACTTAGAAAAGCTCCTCAAGATATACCTGTCGCAACCAGCACACCGCCAATAGATATTACTTGTCAATACAATGATATTGCCACTTTCGACCATTTCTCAGAATGGTACACAAGAGCTGGCGGCCTATCAAGGCCCAAAGTCATGAAATGCTTTGATTCCAAAGGACAAATATATACTCAACTG TTCAAGAAAGACGATGGATTCCGGCAGGATGCAGTAATGGAGCAGATATTCGTTCTTGTCAACGATCTCCTTAATCGAAATCGTGAAACTCGCTCCAGGAAACTTCGGTACAGAACGTATGGAGTATTGGCCCTCCCAGATGCTACTGGCGTGATTGAATTTGTCGTGGGCACGAAACCTCTCATCAAGTACTTGCCACCAGCCCATGAAAA GTATCATCCCAAGGACATCACTTCTCATGATTTCTTGAAGGCAATGCAAGAAGTCCAGTCCGTGAAAAACaatgatgaaaagattgtTCAAGTGTGGACGAAACTGAAGAAACGCTTCCGCCCAGTCATGCGGCATTTATTTACTGAGAAATATCGTGATCCGATGGCGTGGTTCTCGATGAGACTAACGTATGCTCGAAGCCTTGCTGTGACAAGTATTGTCGGTTGGGTTCTGGAAATAGGTGATAGGCACTGTTCCAATATCCTCATGGATGAGTGTACAGGGGAGCTCGTTCACATTGATTTTGGAATTGCTTTTGGGGCA